Within the Candidatus Omnitrophota bacterium genome, the region CATGAGATCGCCTCCGAAAGGGATATCTAGTCATATAACTAGATAATAGGATACAAGAAAAGGAGTGAAAAATCAAGCGAAAATTTCACTCCCTGTTATTTCTATCTAGTAAACAGCCAAACTCCAGATCCTCTCCCCATCTTGGGAGAGGAATTTAAAAACAACAATCTTAATACATGTTGGTATAAAACGCTTTCACTTCCCCTCCCCCGTCCTCCCTTCCGCCACTTGCTTCAATACGTCGAATATCGTTCCCATGCGGCTGGGAGGCGGCGAGGAGAAAGCATGGCCGATCTCTTTCCTGGAAAAATTTTCGTTTAAATACGTTTGAATGTCCATCCGCTTCTCCCAGCAGCGCATCAGCTGATGGCAGGGCAGCCTGGCGTTCATCCGGCGGCAATATTCGAACGTAACGGGGCCGCCCAGTTGCGGACAACGCCAAATCTCCAAGGCGTCATATTCGGTCAGCGTCGGTCTTTCTTTTTCAGGCATGAGACGTTCCTATCATAATGGCGGCGTCCAGGGAGGAGGCGGTTACCGGACGCCGACGTACTTTTTCCTGTATGCAAAACGATCGTCATTTCTCAAGAAAACCTCAAAGATTCTCCCGCATCCGCTGCTTATAGCCCTCGACGCCGGATTGGGTGTAAGTGTCTTCGTCCTCCACTTTGCGCGTCCCGGCGATGGGATCGATATGCAGCGATTTCAAACGTCCTTTGACGGCGACGGCGTCCATCAAAATCCGCATCAGCGCGAAGACAGAAGCCGCGTCGCGCCGAGGAAATCGCAGAACGACGTTAGGAACGCCCCGGCTGGTAAAGTCCTGGATGGTTCCCCGCAAAGAAGCCCGTTGCGCCGCCGCGAAGGAGACGCCTTTGAATATCTCCAAACTGCCTTCCAAGGGAGCGTCTTTCGGCACAGTCAGGGAATCGCCGAAATCGATCGGCTCCAGGAAGAGAATCGCTTTATCGCGCGCGCCATTGACAATGCCGTTGAGTAAGGAGTGGTTGCCCGTCGGTCCCGTCGCCGCCATCACGTTCAAGCCGGAGCCGCGTTCCTGCAAAGATTCTTCGTACAACTGTACGAACCAGTCGCCTAGTTTGCTATTGTCGAAATAAGGATAAAAGACGACGGAATTCTTGCCGCAAAACGCCCGCGCCGCATGGAGATATCCCGCCAGCCGGCAGGCGATGTTCTTATCCGGGGGCGCGGAGAGAAACGCCTCGTGCGCCTGGCCATAACCGTTCATCGCCTCGCGCAGCCGCGCTTCGGGATCGCCGGGCGTTGTGACGGCGAGCAGCAGCAGCCCGACGGGAGACGCGAACGAGAAGCGCCCGCCGACGCCGTCGGGAACCGGCAGCGCCGCCATGAATTTCCCCTTGCCGCTCTGTTCCATCTGGTAGAGCAGGCTCTTGGGCGAAAGGCCCGTGGTTGCAACAGCTCGGTTCATCCAATCGCCGCCCAGCGCATCCGCCAGGATCATGCCCGCCAGCGCCGTTTCGGCGGTGGTTCCGCTTTTGCTCACGATGTTGATGATAGTTTTATCCAGTAGACCGCGCGCCTTGAGCATTTCCAATAAGGCGCTCAGCCGCAGAGGATCGAAGGTATCTCCGGTGAAATAAATTTCCGGAATCCCCGGCAATTTCCCGGCGGCGGCCATCCCGTTGTGATAGGGATGATCGAGCAGATCGTGCAGCGTCCTCGAACCCAGATCGGAGCCGCCGATGCCTACGGTAACGAAGGCTTGCGCTTCCGACTTGATCCGGCGCGCGATTTCGGCGATGCGCGAGAGAGAAGCGTAATCCCGATGATCCGGCGGCGTCTTATGACACCAGGTCCAAGCGCGCAGACGCTTAACCAGGGACGCGTAGCCTTCTTTATCTTCAGACTGAAATCCCTTCTGAATTTCAGTCAACGCCGATTCCATCCCTGTTCGCCAATCCGGCGGAACCGCATCGAAGAGAACCTTCGCCCCGCTCGCATCCAAGGAAAAATTTTCCATGAAGCTCATTTTAATTCACGCAATCCTTTCCAAAGTAAAGATGAATTGTTTATTGTATTGCGGCTGCCTGCAAACATATCGCTCTTTCCCGTTATGCCGCCGAAAGGGATTAAATTCAAGATCGCATTGATAAAATTCATCAGGAAATTTGGTTCGTCCGGCAAGTGAGTACTGCTTTATTTCAGTTGATTTTAATAGTTGCTTGAATGTCCGAATCAAGATGGTATAGATTAAAGGATGACTATAATGGGGTAATAGCGTTTCTTGGATTGAATCACGAAGTTGGGTAGGGTGGCTCGAGCGAAGCGAGCCCCACCATAATCTCCAGGAATAACGCTTGGAAAAGTTTTTCTCCGTGAAATCCAAATCATCCATGAAATCCGTGATTCAATAATTCGTGAAATTCGCGCCCTTTCGTGGTTTCGTGATTCGAAAACGCGGCAAGAGAGAAGTAAAATCGCTGTTCATTAACGTTTCACTTAACTTCTGGGTAAAGATCAATCCAGCGGGCGAGGGAAAAGGAGTTGACGATCCTTATTCCAAACGATAAAACCGCTTGGCGTTGGTTCCCCAAACATCCGCCTGTTCGTCCGATGACAGTTGTTCGATAAAATCGGCGGGGATTCGCATAATCTCCGCATACTCTCCCGCCGCAGTACAAACCGGCCAATCCGAACCCAGCATAATCCGCTTCGTCCCGAAGCATTCGAAGACGACGTCCAGATAGGGCGCGAAATCTTCTTTTTTCCAATGCTTCCAATCCGCTTCCGTCGCTAGGCCTGATACTTTGCAATAGATGTTTTCATGTTGCGCCAAACGGCGGATGTTCAGATTCCAAGAATCGATCTTACCCGTTATGATGGGCGGCTTGGCGATATGATCCACAACGAAAGGCTGTTCGGGAAAGCGTTGCGCCAGTTCCAGCGCTGCGGGAAGTTGGCGGGGAAAAACGAGAATATCGTAGGTTAACCGATACTGCGCCAAGCCGCCGATTCCGCGCAAAAAATCATCGCGCAGGGCGAAGCGGTCGTCCGGCTCGTCCTGGAGCACATGGCGAACGCCGCGAAATCGGGGATGGGCGGCGAAGCGCTCCAACTGTTCCTCGACTCGCGGGCTGCATAAATCCACCCAGCCTACTACTCCGCGAATAAAGGGATGCTCGTCGGACAGATCGAGCAACCATTGCGTCTCCGCCAGCGTTTGCCGCGCTTGGACGGAGACGCTGCCGCCGATGCCGGATTGCTTCAACAGCGGCGCCAAATCGTGAGGGAGGAAATCTCGCCGCAGCATGGACAACTCCGGCCCGATCCAGCCGTATTCCTGGGCATTGTACCACCAAAAATGCTGATGGGAGTCGATTTTCATAGACGATGAACTCCTCACCATTCCACAATAGCCTTCAATACGCCCGCTTCGGGATCGAGCAAGCGCGGAAACATTTTGGGGATATCATCGCAGGGGATGCGATGCGTGATCCAAGGCTTGGCGTCGATCTTGCCCTCTTCCATAAGTTGAATGATTCGCTGAAAGTCGCCGCCCAAGGCATTGCGGCTGCCCATGACGGTCAATTCCCGGCGATGGAATTCCTGATCGTTAAAAGTGAGATCGCCGGAATAGAAGCCGACGAAGATTAAACGTCCGCTATTGGCGGCGTATTGAAAAGCGGCGGTCATGGATTGCGGATTGCCAGTGCAATCGAAGATGGCGGTGGGAAGATCGCCGAAGATATCCCGCACTTGCGCCAGTTCGCCGTTTTTGACGTTTAAGCCATGCTCGATCCCCATCATGCGGCGGCAGAATTGCAGGCGCTTCTCGCTGATGTCGGCGGCGATGATTTGCGCCCCCGCCGCTTTGGCGAATTGGACGACGGTCAAGCCGATCGGTCCCAATCCCAGAACCAGCGCCATCTCGCCCTCTTCCAAACCGGCGCGATAGACGGCATGGGCGCCGATGCCCAGCGCTTCCACCAGCGCCAATTGTTCGAAGCCGAGGGTTCGGGAGCGATGCAGTTTGGCGATGGGGATATGAACGAACTCGCGCATCCCGCCGTCCACATGCACGCCCATCACTTTCATGTCCGCGCAGCAGTTGCTTTTTCCCCGGCGGCAGGCGATGCACTCGCCGCAATTTAAGTAGGGTTCCACGGAGCAGCGGTCTCCCGCTTGCAATCCGCGTTCGTTTGATTCGACGGCTACGATTTCGACGCCCAGTTCGTGGCCGATGATGCGAGGATACGAGAAAAACGGCTGCGTCCCTTCGAAGGCGTGCAGGTCAGTGCCGCAGATGCCAACGCGATGCACGCGCGCCAGCGCCTGGCCTGGCGGCGGAGTCTCCAGCGCGGGCGTCTCTCGCAAACGCAACTCGCCGGGTTTTTCCAAGAAAAGGGTTTTCATAGAAACGATCCTTTGGAACAGGAATTATTCAAGGGCAAAAAAGACCTTGCCCTTGCCACCCTTAAGGATGGAAAGTCAACCCGCCGTTGAAACGGCGGGCTATTACCGTTTGCCCCTTGAAAGGGGCATTTTATAATAGCCTTTCAAGACTGGGATGGAAAAACGGTTAACTCCATAGAATCCAAACATGAGAACCTAATTATTTTCCGGCAAGCCGCTGGGCCAGGTTCGATTGTGGATCGGAGCGAGGATGGCATTTACTTCCGCCAATAATTCCTCGTCCATCGGCTCTTCGATCCATTGGATGTTCTTTTGGATATTCTCCGAATTGGCGGTTCCAACAATGGTTGTTGCGATGTCCAGGTTGGCGGCGGAAAATTGTACGGCGAGTTTGGCGATATCCGAACCTTTGGCGTAGCAATGTTGGGCCGCCTTGGCGCAGGCTTGCCGGATTTCCGGCGAAGCGGGATGCCAGTTCGGCGCGCCCCGGTCGCTCAATAGTCCCATCGACAAGGGAGAAGCGCTGATGATGCCAACGTTTTTCTCTTTGAAATAGGGTATCATCGTTTCCAGAGCCGAATCGTTCAGCGAATAATGGCAATAAGAAAGGATCGTATTGAATTCCGCTCGATCCAATAGGATTTTGAAGCATTTCAAGGGCAGGCCGGTGATGCCGATGAAGCGCACTTTTCCCGCGTCCCGAAGCCGCTCGAGGGAGGGCAACGTCTCATCCACAATTTGATCCAGCGAACCGAACTCCACGTCGTGGCATTGAATCACGTCTACGTAATCCACCTTTAGCCGCTTGAGGCTTTCATCCACGCTCGCCATAGTGCGTTGGGCGGAAAAATCGAACTGATCCGCGCCGTAGCGTCCTACCTTAGTCGCTAAATAAAAACGTCCGCGAGGTATATCTTTCAGCGCCTTGCCCAACACAGTCTCCGCCTTGGTCAAACCGTAGTAAGGCGCAACGTCGAT harbors:
- a CDS encoding zinc-binding alcohol dehydrogenase family protein, which produces MKTLFLEKPGELRLRETPALETPPPGQALARVHRVGICGTDLHAFEGTQPFFSYPRIIGHELGVEIVAVESNERGLQAGDRCSVEPYLNCGECIACRRGKSNCCADMKVMGVHVDGGMREFVHIPIAKLHRSRTLGFEQLALVEALGIGAHAVYRAGLEEGEMALVLGLGPIGLTVVQFAKAAGAQIIAADISEKRLQFCRRMMGIEHGLNVKNGELAQVRDIFGDLPTAIFDCTGNPQSMTAAFQYAANSGRLIFVGFYSGDLTFNDQEFHRRELTVMGSRNALGGDFQRIIQLMEEGKIDAKPWITHRIPCDDIPKMFPRLLDPEAGVLKAIVEW
- a CDS encoding aldo/keto reductase — its product is MEYRVLGKTSLKVSALSFGASSLGGVFRPVEEAEGIRTVHAALDLGINYIDVAPYYGLTKAETVLGKALKDIPRGRFYLATKVGRYGADQFDFSAQRTMASVDESLKRLKVDYVDVIQCHDVEFGSLDQIVDETLPSLERLRDAGKVRFIGITGLPLKCFKILLDRAEFNTILSYCHYSLNDSALETMIPYFKEKNVGIISASPLSMGLLSDRGAPNWHPASPEIRQACAKAAQHCYAKGSDIAKLAVQFSAANLDIATTIVGTANSENIQKNIQWIEEPMDEELLAEVNAILAPIHNRTWPSGLPENN
- a CDS encoding amidohydrolase family protein, whose protein sequence is MKIDSHQHFWWYNAQEYGWIGPELSMLRRDFLPHDLAPLLKQSGIGGSVSVQARQTLAETQWLLDLSDEHPFIRGVVGWVDLCSPRVEEQLERFAAHPRFRGVRHVLQDEPDDRFALRDDFLRGIGGLAQYRLTYDILVFPRQLPAALELAQRFPEQPFVVDHIAKPPIITGKIDSWNLNIRRLAQHENIYCKVSGLATEADWKHWKKEDFAPYLDVVFECFGTKRIMLGSDWPVCTAAGEYAEIMRIPADFIEQLSSDEQADVWGTNAKRFYRLE